The following coding sequences lie in one Maribacter forsetii DSM 18668 genomic window:
- a CDS encoding porin family protein has product MQKKNIDELFRDKLSDFKQTPDNKVWRAIDASLDKRKKKRIIPLWWSFGGIAAAIMIGLLVFNPFTEEHTTNEILVDTDNESEVINDIQPTSKTEVFIDSIDNNTNPIVEQSTTVKEEQSSDAKSNSLNNKDDYNRGAVVNNNSNQNSEPVSIIAKKNTTASDNNATAHEALMAENTASPRTAKNDIENSSNHIQKTKVMIADNNTDAIIQSDSNNMVKENAIAENTNVKEITEVEEPNKKSIFEEIEGQEELKKQKVTSNRWSAGPNIAPVYFNALGEGSPVNSIFTPNTKSGNVNMSYGVTVAYAVTKKLTIRSGINKVDYGYDTEDVAFSSSSSLASKGGQLSTINYAETSNTLTIASNIVTSEKYTTTNLAQDVTAKSPTRDGFMSQQFGYLELPLELNYTLLDKKFGVNIIGGVSSLFLIDNSVSLTSGDLTTEIGEANNINDLNFSANMGLGLNYNFSQKVRFNVEPIFKYQLNTFSDINGTFRPYSVGVYSGLTFQF; this is encoded by the coding sequence ATGCAGAAGAAAAATATAGACGAACTTTTCCGAGATAAGTTATCGGACTTCAAGCAAACACCAGACAATAAGGTCTGGCGTGCGATTGATGCGTCATTGGACAAAAGAAAAAAGAAAAGAATCATTCCTTTATGGTGGTCATTTGGGGGCATTGCAGCTGCTATAATGATTGGTTTATTAGTATTCAATCCTTTTACCGAAGAACACACTACCAATGAAATTTTGGTAGATACTGATAACGAATCAGAAGTAATAAATGATATTCAACCAACTTCCAAAACTGAGGTTTTTATTGATTCTATAGATAACAACACCAACCCAATTGTTGAGCAATCTACTACGGTTAAAGAAGAACAATCTTCAGATGCCAAAAGCAACTCATTAAACAACAAAGATGATTATAACAGGGGTGCAGTAGTTAATAACAATTCAAACCAGAACTCTGAACCAGTAAGCATTATTGCGAAAAAAAATACAACTGCTTCGGATAATAATGCTACAGCGCATGAAGCATTGATGGCTGAAAATACCGCTAGCCCACGAACTGCTAAAAATGATATTGAAAATTCATCTAACCATATCCAAAAAACAAAAGTGATGATTGCCGACAATAATACGGATGCTATTATTCAGTCAGACTCCAATAATATGGTTAAAGAAAACGCTATAGCTGAGAATACTAACGTCAAAGAAATAACGGAAGTGGAAGAGCCTAACAAGAAATCCATTTTTGAAGAAATAGAAGGTCAAGAAGAATTAAAAAAGCAGAAAGTTACGAGTAACAGATGGTCTGCAGGTCCAAATATTGCACCGGTATATTTTAATGCACTTGGTGAAGGTTCACCGGTGAACTCTATTTTTACCCCTAACACTAAAAGTGGTAATGTAAATATGAGTTACGGTGTAACCGTCGCTTATGCCGTGACCAAAAAACTTACTATTCGTTCTGGGATCAATAAAGTTGATTATGGTTATGACACGGAAGATGTAGCATTTTCCTCTTCTTCTAGTTTAGCTTCTAAAGGTGGTCAATTATCCACAATTAATTATGCCGAAACCTCAAATACATTGACAATTGCAAGTAACATTGTTACTTCTGAAAAGTACACCACTACCAATTTAGCCCAAGACGTTACAGCAAAAAGCCCTACAAGAGATGGGTTTATGTCTCAACAGTTTGGTTACTTGGAGCTTCCTTTAGAGTTGAATTATACCCTATTGGATAAAAAATTCGGAGTAAACATAATTGGCGGTGTTAGTTCACTTTTCCTAATAGATAATTCGGTTTCACTAACCTCTGGAGATTTAACTACAGAAATTGGAGAAGCAAATAACATAAATGACCTGAATTTCAGTGCCAATATGGGTCTTGGTCTCAACTATAATTTTTCCCAAAAAGTAAGATTTAATGTTGAACCTATATTTAAATATCAATTAAATACGTTTTCTGACATTAATGGTACTTTTAGACCTTATTCAGTTGGGGTTTACAGCGGACTCACCTTTCAATTTTAG
- a CDS encoding RNA polymerase sigma factor: MSLEELIHNCKKGDRKAQELLYRAYATTLFGICLKYSKSKSQAEDTLHDSFMTIYDKIGQFKNKGSFEGWMKRITVNTALQKYRKQEYLNVVTENTEEEVTVDNAFDDISLQTLLSYIQELPNKYRATFNLYVMDGYTHKEISEMLGTTVGTSKSNLARARALLKEKIETKITQSIVSVLIIISTHFL; encoded by the coding sequence GTGAGTCTAGAAGAACTCATACATAATTGTAAAAAAGGAGACCGTAAAGCACAGGAACTGTTGTATAGAGCCTATGCCACTACGCTATTTGGTATATGCCTTAAATACTCCAAATCAAAATCACAGGCAGAAGACACCTTACATGATAGTTTTATGACTATTTATGACAAAATAGGTCAGTTTAAAAACAAAGGTTCCTTTGAAGGTTGGATGAAAAGAATTACCGTTAATACGGCGCTACAAAAATATAGAAAGCAAGAATACTTAAACGTAGTTACAGAAAATACAGAAGAGGAAGTAACCGTAGATAATGCCTTTGACGATATTAGCTTACAAACCTTATTAAGTTATATACAAGAATTACCGAATAAATACCGTGCTACATTCAACCTATATGTTATGGATGGATATACGCATAAAGAAATTAGCGAAATGCTTGGAACAACAGTGGGCACCTCTAAATCTAATCTTGCTAGGGCACGCGCATTGTTAAAAGAAAAAATAGAAACTAAGATCACGCAATCTATTGTTAGTGTCTTAATTATAATATCAACACACTTTTTATAA
- the recA gene encoding recombinase RecA gives MSSEKEAKLKALKLTLDKMDKTYGKGAVMKLGDSVVADVEVIPSGSLGLDIALGVGGYPRGRVIEIYGPESSGKTTLTLHAIAEAQKNGGIAAFIDAEHAFDRFYAQKLGVDIDNLIISQPDNGEQALEIADNLIRSGAIDIVVVDSVAALTPKSEIEGEMGDSKMGLHARLMSQALRKLTGSISKTNCTVIFINQLREKIGVMFGNPETTTGGNALKFYASVRLDIRRSTQIKDTDGNVQGNKTRVKVVKNKVAPPFRTTEFDIMYGEGISKVGEVIDLGVEYEIVKKSGSWFSYGDTKLGQGRDAVKNLLLDNPELFEELDGKIREAIAALNA, from the coding sequence ATGAGTTCTGAAAAAGAAGCAAAATTAAAAGCATTAAAGTTGACCCTTGACAAGATGGATAAAACCTACGGTAAGGGCGCTGTAATGAAACTGGGGGATAGCGTTGTTGCAGATGTTGAAGTGATACCTTCTGGCTCTTTAGGTTTAGATATAGCATTAGGCGTAGGCGGTTACCCAAGAGGTCGTGTAATTGAAATTTACGGACCGGAATCTTCAGGTAAAACCACCCTTACCTTACACGCAATTGCAGAAGCACAAAAAAACGGAGGTATAGCAGCGTTTATTGACGCAGAGCATGCATTTGATCGTTTTTACGCTCAAAAATTAGGTGTAGATATAGACAATTTAATTATCTCTCAACCAGATAATGGTGAACAAGCATTGGAAATTGCCGATAACCTAATTAGATCAGGAGCTATAGATATTGTAGTTGTCGATTCTGTTGCTGCCTTAACTCCAAAAAGTGAGATCGAGGGCGAAATGGGAGATTCTAAAATGGGTCTTCATGCACGTTTAATGTCACAAGCATTAAGAAAGCTTACCGGTTCTATCAGTAAAACAAATTGTACTGTAATATTCATTAACCAATTACGTGAAAAAATTGGTGTAATGTTCGGTAATCCAGAAACGACTACCGGTGGTAATGCACTTAAATTCTACGCATCTGTTCGTTTAGATATTAGAAGGTCTACACAAATAAAAGATACAGATGGTAATGTTCAAGGTAACAAGACCAGAGTTAAGGTTGTTAAGAATAAAGTAGCGCCACCTTTCCGTACCACTGAATTTGACATTATGTATGGTGAAGGTATTTCTAAGGTTGGTGAAGTGATCGACTTAGGTGTGGAATACGAAATAGTAAAAAAGAGTGGATCATGGTTCAGCTATGGTGACACAAAATTAGGTCAAGGCCGTGATGCGGTTAAAAACCTACTTTTAGATAATCCTGAATTGTTTGAGGAATTAGATGGTAAGATTAGAGAAGCCATTGCTGCCTTAAATGCTTAA
- the trhO gene encoding oxygen-dependent tRNA uridine(34) hydroxylase TrhO codes for MQLYNTLSAIERAALIEEAGKERLTISFYTYAHIGNTNIFRNHLFINWNDMDVLGRIYVAHEGINAQLSVPAENFNVFKAHLDSISFLENVRLNIAIEQDNLSFLKLKVKVRKKIVADGLEDNSFDVTNKGIHVGAEKFNELIEDPDTVLVDMRNHYESEIGHFKNAVTPDVDTFRDSLDIIERDLADHKKDKKLVMYCTGGIRCEKASAYYKHKGFEQVYQLEGGIIEYTRQVEKNNLENKFKGKNFVFDHRRGERISDDVIANCHQCGEPCDEHVNCANEACHLLFIQCKSCVEKMNDCCSDACKEVHELPYEEQKALRKGKVVSNKIFKKGRSEVLKFKK; via the coding sequence ATGCAACTGTACAATACGTTAAGTGCAATAGAAAGAGCAGCTTTAATTGAAGAAGCGGGTAAGGAACGCCTTACCATCTCTTTCTATACCTATGCACACATTGGTAATACCAACATTTTTAGAAACCACCTTTTTATCAACTGGAACGATATGGATGTTCTTGGGCGAATTTATGTTGCCCACGAGGGTATTAATGCCCAACTTTCTGTACCAGCTGAAAATTTCAATGTTTTTAAAGCGCATCTAGATAGTATTTCATTTCTGGAGAATGTGCGACTTAATATTGCTATTGAGCAAGACAATCTTTCATTTTTAAAGTTAAAAGTGAAAGTGCGTAAGAAGATTGTAGCGGACGGATTAGAGGATAATTCTTTTGATGTAACCAATAAAGGTATTCATGTAGGTGCAGAAAAGTTCAATGAACTTATTGAAGACCCAGATACCGTTCTGGTAGATATGCGAAACCATTATGAAAGTGAAATAGGTCATTTTAAAAATGCCGTTACACCAGATGTAGATACGTTTAGAGATTCCCTAGATATAATTGAACGCGATTTAGCCGATCATAAAAAAGATAAGAAACTGGTAATGTATTGTACCGGTGGTATTCGATGTGAAAAAGCAAGTGCTTATTACAAACACAAAGGTTTTGAGCAAGTATACCAGTTAGAAGGTGGAATTATTGAGTACACAAGACAAGTAGAAAAGAATAATCTTGAAAATAAATTCAAGGGTAAAAACTTTGTATTTGACCATAGAAGGGGTGAGCGTATAAGTGATGATGTTATTGCCAATTGTCATCAATGTGGAGAGCCTTGTGATGAGCATGTAAATTGTGCCAACGAAGCTTGTCATCTATTATTTATTCAATGTAAATCTTGTGTAGAAAAAATGAACGATTGCTGTTCAGATGCCTGTAAAGAAGTACATGAGCTACCATATGAAGAGCAAAAAGCTTTAAGAAAAGGAAAAGTGGTCAGTAATAAGATATTTAAAAAAGGACGATCAGAAGTGCTGAAGTTTAAAAAGTAG
- a CDS encoding PSP1 domain-containing protein yields MSCSSCSTGKDGQPKGCKNNGTCGTDGCNKLTVFDWLSNMSLPNGERPFDFVEVRFKNSRKEFFRNTENLSLSIGDIVATQAQSGHDIGMVTLTGELVRVQMKRKKVSFTDEEAPKVYRKASQKDIDIWQKCRDREEEIKKRAREIAIILKLQMKISDVEFQGDGSKATFYYTADERVDFRQLIKDMAKAFGIRIEMRQIGYRQEAQRLGGIGSCGRELCCSTWLTDFRSVSTSAARYQQLSLNPQKLAGQCGKLKCCLNYELDVYLDALKDFPSQDTKLFTEKGLAFCQKTDIFKEMLWFSYKEDPGNWHVLSKDQVNEILAKNKKKEKVSSLEMYAMEVVVEEKVVFENVVGQDSLTRFDKPKGGGNRNKNRNKNKNRNRNKNKNKNRNRNRNQKKDA; encoded by the coding sequence ATGAGTTGTAGTAGTTGTTCTACCGGTAAGGATGGACAACCAAAGGGATGCAAGAATAACGGTACTTGCGGTACAGATGGTTGCAATAAACTGACAGTCTTTGACTGGCTTTCAAATATGTCGCTCCCTAATGGGGAACGACCATTCGATTTTGTTGAAGTAAGATTTAAAAATAGTAGAAAAGAGTTTTTTAGAAATACAGAGAATCTCTCACTTTCCATAGGTGATATCGTTGCCACACAAGCACAATCTGGTCATGACATTGGTATGGTTACCTTAACGGGTGAACTTGTACGCGTGCAAATGAAACGGAAAAAAGTGTCTTTCACTGATGAAGAGGCGCCAAAAGTGTATAGAAAAGCGAGCCAGAAAGACATTGATATTTGGCAGAAATGTAGAGATAGAGAAGAAGAAATTAAGAAAAGAGCACGTGAAATTGCTATCATCTTAAAGCTTCAAATGAAGATTTCCGATGTTGAGTTTCAAGGTGATGGATCAAAAGCAACTTTTTACTATACAGCCGATGAACGTGTAGATTTTCGTCAGTTGATAAAAGATATGGCAAAAGCTTTCGGTATTCGTATTGAAATGCGCCAAATAGGGTATCGCCAAGAAGCACAGCGACTTGGTGGTATAGGTTCTTGTGGTAGAGAGTTATGTTGCTCAACCTGGCTAACGGATTTTAGATCGGTGAGTACTTCTGCAGCACGTTACCAACAGTTGTCATTGAACCCGCAAAAACTTGCAGGTCAATGTGGTAAATTAAAGTGTTGTTTAAATTATGAGTTAGATGTGTATTTAGACGCATTAAAAGATTTTCCTTCACAAGACACCAAACTGTTTACTGAAAAAGGACTTGCTTTTTGTCAGAAAACCGATATTTTCAAAGAAATGCTATGGTTCTCTTATAAAGAGGATCCAGGTAACTGGCATGTACTTTCTAAAGATCAGGTAAACGAAATTTTAGCAAAGAACAAGAAAAAAGAGAAGGTTTCTAGTTTGGAGATGTACGCAATGGAAGTTGTCGTAGAAGAAAAAGTCGTTTTTGAGAATGTTGTTGGTCAGGATAGCCTTACCCGTTTTGATAAGCCTAAAGGCGGAGGAAATAGAAACAAAAACAGGAACAAGAATAAAAACCGCAACCGCAACAAGAATAAGAACAAGAATAGAAATCGTAACAGAAATCAAAAGAAGGATGCGTAG
- a CDS encoding gliding motility lipoprotein GldH gives MRSIFCCFLALVLFASCDSNIIKTEYQTLEDGVWNKDNVLEFSLSKMDTVAAHDIFINVRNDNTFPYSNLFIIASLTTPEGEVTKDTLEYAMSLPDGTWLGKGSGSIKENKLWYKENIVFSSSGVYTIEVSQAMRKNGNVSGIIGLEGITDVGIEVTKSTP, from the coding sequence ATGCGTAGTATATTTTGTTGTTTTTTAGCACTTGTGCTATTTGCTTCTTGTGACAGCAATATTATAAAAACTGAATACCAAACCTTAGAAGATGGGGTGTGGAATAAAGACAATGTTCTTGAATTCTCCCTGTCTAAAATGGATACTGTTGCAGCACATGATATCTTTATCAATGTTCGTAACGATAATACTTTTCCTTACAGCAACTTATTTATTATTGCTTCATTGACTACGCCTGAGGGTGAGGTAACTAAAGATACCTTAGAATATGCAATGTCATTGCCAGATGGTACATGGCTTGGTAAGGGTAGTGGTAGTATCAAGGAAAATAAATTATGGTATAAAGAAAACATCGTTTTTTCATCTTCTGGCGTATATACTATTGAGGTATCACAAGCGATGCGAAAAAATGGTAATGTTTCTGGAATTATTGGTCTAGAAGGTATTACAGATGTTGGTATAGAAGTAACAAAAAGCACCCCGTAA